The following proteins are co-located in the Imtechella halotolerans genome:
- the katG gene encoding catalase/peroxidase HPI: MDNSKHMSGDASKCPFMNGAINQVAGGGTSNRDWWPNQLNLGILRQHSSLSDPMDKDFNYAEAFKSLDLDSVKKDLYELMTDSQDWWPADYGHYGPFFIRMAWHSAGTYRIADGRGGAGSGSQRFAPLNSWPDNVNLDKARLLLWPIKQKYGNKISWADLMILAGNCALESMGLKTFGFGGGREDIWEPEQDIYWGSEAEWLGDKRYEGDRELENPLAAVQMGLIYVNPEGPNGNPDPIAAAKDIRETFGRMAMNDYETVALIAGGHTFGKTHGAADPAKYVEREPAAAGIEEQSLGWKNNFGTGNGEYTISSGLEGAWTKTPTKWSNNFFENLFDYEWELTKSPAGAHQWKPKGQAGFGSVPDAHNPEKRHAPFMLTTDLSLRFDPEYSKISKHFYENPDEFADAFAKAWFKLTHRDMGPKARYLGKEVPSESLIWQDPIPAANYSIIDASDIIELKAKISASGLEVSDLVSTAWASASTFRGSDMRGGANGARIRLEPQRSWKVNEPKKLNKVLDILEGIQHNFNSSQTSGKQVSMADLIVLGGVVGIEQAAKNAGKVIDVPFKPGRTDASQEDTDIESFAVLEPIADGFRNYMAKEYSVSAEELLIDRAQLLTLTVPEMTVLIGGLRVLDVNYNQSKHGVFTSKKGTLSNDFFINLLDLGTTWKSSTNSQSVFEGHSRKTGTLQWTATRVDLIFGSNSELRAIAEVYATKDSQDKFIKDFIKAWDKVMNLDRF; the protein is encoded by the coding sequence ATGGACAACAGTAAACACATGTCAGGTGACGCTAGTAAATGCCCTTTTATGAATGGGGCGATTAATCAGGTAGCAGGAGGTGGGACTTCAAATCGTGATTGGTGGCCCAATCAGCTTAACCTTGGAATTCTTAGACAACACTCTTCTTTGTCAGACCCCATGGATAAAGATTTTAACTATGCAGAGGCATTTAAAAGTTTGGATTTAGATTCAGTGAAAAAGGACCTTTATGAGTTAATGACTGATTCTCAAGATTGGTGGCCTGCGGATTATGGTCATTATGGACCGTTTTTCATCCGTATGGCATGGCATAGTGCGGGTACTTATAGAATAGCAGATGGTCGAGGTGGAGCTGGCTCTGGAAGCCAACGTTTTGCACCATTGAATAGTTGGCCTGATAATGTGAATTTGGATAAAGCTCGATTACTTTTGTGGCCAATTAAACAAAAGTATGGTAATAAAATTTCATGGGCCGATTTGATGATTTTAGCAGGAAATTGTGCTTTGGAATCCATGGGTTTAAAAACTTTTGGGTTTGGAGGAGGTCGTGAAGATATTTGGGAGCCTGAACAGGATATTTATTGGGGGTCTGAGGCAGAATGGCTAGGGGATAAACGATATGAAGGTGATAGAGAATTAGAAAATCCATTGGCTGCTGTGCAGATGGGACTTATTTATGTAAATCCAGAAGGACCAAATGGTAATCCAGACCCTATTGCAGCTGCCAAGGATATCAGAGAGACATTTGGGAGAATGGCAATGAATGACTATGAAACTGTAGCTCTTATTGCAGGCGGCCATACTTTTGGCAAAACACATGGAGCAGCTGATCCTGCCAAGTATGTTGAGAGGGAGCCTGCAGCGGCTGGAATTGAAGAGCAAAGTTTAGGATGGAAAAATAACTTTGGTACGGGAAATGGAGAGTACACGATTTCTAGTGGGCTAGAAGGGGCCTGGACAAAAACGCCTACCAAATGGAGTAATAATTTCTTTGAGAATCTATTCGATTATGAATGGGAACTTACAAAGAGTCCGGCAGGAGCTCATCAATGGAAACCTAAGGGACAAGCAGGATTTGGTAGTGTTCCAGATGCTCATAATCCAGAGAAGAGACATGCACCTTTTATGCTTACCACTGATCTTTCCCTACGTTTTGATCCAGAATACAGCAAAATTTCAAAACATTTTTATGAAAATCCGGATGAGTTTGCTGATGCATTTGCCAAGGCTTGGTTTAAACTTACACATAGAGATATGGGGCCAAAGGCACGTTACTTGGGAAAAGAGGTGCCTTCAGAAAGTCTAATTTGGCAAGATCCAATTCCAGCAGCAAATTACTCTATTATTGATGCTAGTGACATAATAGAATTGAAGGCCAAAATTTCGGCTTCAGGACTTGAAGTGTCTGATTTAGTATCAACAGCCTGGGCTTCTGCCTCAACATTTAGAGGGTCGGATATGAGAGGAGGGGCAAATGGAGCCAGGATCAGATTAGAACCACAACGTAGTTGGAAGGTAAATGAGCCAAAAAAATTAAACAAAGTACTGGATATACTTGAAGGAATTCAACATAACTTTAACAGTTCTCAAACATCTGGTAAGCAGGTTTCTATGGCTGATTTAATAGTGCTAGGCGGAGTGGTTGGAATTGAACAAGCAGCTAAAAACGCTGGAAAAGTTATTGATGTTCCTTTCAAACCTGGACGGACTGACGCCTCTCAAGAGGACACTGACATAGAAAGTTTTGCGGTATTAGAGCCAATAGCGGACGGTTTCCGTAACTATATGGCAAAAGAGTATAGTGTTTCAGCTGAAGAATTATTAATAGATAGAGCTCAGTTGTTAACCTTAACAGTTCCAGAAATGACTGTTTTGATAGGTGGTTTAAGAGTCCTAGATGTCAATTATAATCAATCGAAACATGGTGTTTTTACCTCCAAAAAGGGTACTCTAAGTAATGATTTCTTTATTAATTTACTGGATTTGGGTACTACTTGGAAATCTTCAACAAATAGTCAGTCTGTTTTTGAAGGACACAGTCGTAAAACAGGTACTCTACAATGGACTGCCACTAGAGTAGACCTCATTTTTGGATCTAACTCGGAATTGCGGGCAATAGCAGAAGTTTACGCTACTAAGGATTCACAAGATAAATTTATAAAGGACTTTATAAAAGCCTGGGATAAGGTGATGAATTTAGATCGTTTTTAA
- a CDS encoding RNA polymerase sigma factor: protein MNVIERIVQGDQVAFRTFYDHTHKKLFAFALKHLTDFELVEEIVQESYIIIWSKKHTITPLWPVFESYLFTFIRNKCILEYKRKIEEAKALQTYQDEISIEEDPSTEFNDHYSIDQLLGVLPKQQRTVIELVKIKGLSYKEVAFHLNISERTVESHLRKAFATLRLEAHSLRLTQLLTLLMFI, encoded by the coding sequence GTGAATGTAATTGAGAGGATTGTACAGGGAGATCAAGTGGCATTTCGAACTTTCTATGACCACACTCATAAAAAGCTATTTGCATTTGCGCTTAAACATCTAACAGATTTTGAGTTAGTCGAAGAAATTGTACAGGAGTCTTATATAATTATTTGGAGCAAAAAACACACCATTACTCCATTATGGCCAGTTTTTGAATCTTACCTATTTACCTTTATTCGAAACAAATGTATTCTTGAATACAAACGTAAAATAGAAGAGGCCAAGGCGCTTCAAACCTATCAAGATGAAATTTCAATTGAAGAGGATCCCTCCACTGAATTTAACGACCACTACTCAATTGATCAATTACTTGGAGTATTACCAAAACAACAAAGGACCGTTATTGAACTCGTGAAAATTAAAGGGCTTTCATACAAAGAAGTTGCATTCCACTTAAATATCTCAGAGCGCACAGTGGAATCACATCTCAGAAAAGCCTTCGCAACGCTTCGTCTTGAAGCACATTCCCTACGCCTTACACAACTACTAACTTTGTTAATGTTTATTTAA
- a CDS encoding FecR family protein: MPKQERITYLLSKLYNGNINRSELDELQMFFNNKIESDLYFNNSLDSINQTIPLIKEETSSSMWNTIEQHTKIRKLKNRRNFQSTKWIAAVSILILGITTLFFQFQPPTFHIAENNSKLPKTLYLPDSSKIILSAHSSIKYAKDFNKNRNVSLFGEAFFEVKKDTMHPFIIKTNEITTKVLGTSFNVKTTESFVKVVVNTGLVQVNSYTSSYMLHPNEMATFSKNTKSLAKENTLAEIHNLWREKEIFLKEITIEQLAILFEQLYQRDFVFKDESVKTKKLYSLQILNNDPIDKLINRINYLNEVELKIKDTNELEVKTKN; the protein is encoded by the coding sequence ATGCCCAAACAGGAACGTATAACCTATTTACTAAGTAAATTATACAATGGAAATATTAACAGATCCGAATTGGATGAGCTTCAAATGTTCTTCAACAATAAAATCGAATCGGATTTATATTTTAACAATTCGTTAGACTCCATAAACCAAACCATTCCTCTTATAAAGGAAGAAACAAGTTCTTCCATGTGGAATACCATTGAACAGCACACAAAAATTAGAAAATTAAAAAACAGAAGAAATTTCCAATCCACAAAATGGATTGCAGCAGTTAGTATTCTAATTCTTGGAATTACAACACTCTTCTTTCAATTTCAACCTCCTACTTTTCATATAGCAGAAAATAACAGTAAACTGCCAAAAACGCTATACCTGCCTGATAGTAGCAAAATAATTTTAAGTGCCCATTCTAGTATTAAATACGCCAAGGATTTTAATAAAAACCGGAATGTTTCACTATTTGGAGAAGCATTTTTTGAGGTAAAAAAGGATACGATGCACCCCTTTATTATTAAAACAAACGAAATCACTACGAAGGTTCTTGGCACATCATTTAATGTTAAAACAACGGAATCATTTGTAAAGGTAGTGGTGAATACAGGTCTAGTTCAAGTAAACAGTTACACAAGCTCCTATATGCTCCACCCCAATGAAATGGCCACTTTTTCCAAAAACACAAAAAGTTTGGCAAAAGAAAACACACTCGCAGAAATTCATAACCTATGGAGAGAAAAAGAAATATTTCTTAAAGAAATAACTATAGAACAACTCGCAATCTTATTCGAACAATTGTATCAAAGGGATTTTGTATTTAAAGATGAATCAGTAAAAACTAAAAAGCTGTATTCATTACAAATTCTCAATAACGATCCCATAGATAAACTTATAAACCGCATTAACTATTTAAACGAAGTAGAACTTAAAATAAAAGACACCAATGAGTTAGAAGTAAAAACTAAAAACTAA
- a CDS encoding SusC/RagA family TonB-linked outer membrane protein, protein MAKLTQFEFTYGDYIAQSNVTYDVSYKNKNIASILDNLSSKANFQYKIEGNYVLIGKNGSFKSTTPQQHLKGKVTDSQGLPLPGATVTIKGTSVGASTDFDGNFSIEIPSNHVTLLVSYIGFKTKEIKLEKEEFITIILDEDTQTLDEVVVIGYGEQSRAKVIGAVGELKSEELNKIASVSVVEQMAGKIAGVVVNQFDGQPGAESQIVIRGTGTLTAGTNPLIVVDGYPLTEGSSLSSINPNDISEISILKDAASSAIYGSRAANGVLLVTTKKGRNDEKTVISLDSYIGIQEQSSKVELVDAYQLAQFLTEARNWGYVSKDPTNRSENDPNSIRVTKKINGRNIDGRELFLDYLQPYLDGQKGLINTDWMEEAFRSAIMYNYDLSISGGNKKTKYYTSLGYLDQEGVVIGTGLKRYSASINLESQLSDKIRIGVNVKPTLTNQFSFDQSSRSSGALALIPLNFPFYAPYKSDGSLNISDQLINEQRELEGLRINGTPVENLVATATKVKDHKDRFRTFGNAYLDAEILKNLKYKFSMGGDYDNYTRNYYYPSSVGSYRTPAPRSDADAQQQKQSRYNYLIENTLNYRMNLANHSFNFLAGHTFQKERISYTSITATGFADDNIQSIAGGSSFTAKHHLDIWTMESYFSRVQYDYDAKYLFSAAIRADGSSRFGSNNRWGYFPSISAGWVFSKENFFPLKEVITFGKIASSWGQTGNNQIGNYSSQALVTDSNYVYGNVLAPGYITTSAPNPDLGWEIASSLNLGIDISLFHKLNLSAAYYKTNTRDLLLDVPVPQQTGYSTILANIGEMENQGMEFQLSGNNFNIGQVSLGFNANLTSYKNKVLALGPDQEQIATGTDQNFVTKVGHSIAEIYGYDVVGIYKTQDEIDNSPHLPGTLTGDYIVRDINGDGLIDTDDKISKGSYMPDLTYGFGVNMGYKGFSLSFDFNGVAGRTLLDGDMSSLTEAGEGFAVPTTYYFNNRYHPINNPNGFLGQPNFGNFSNSRKLLRSSVVVTENNGDYLRLRNVRLGYSFSNEMLEKLKLTNLQLYISGNNVFTKTKYRGWNPDGTSGNILTSGFNNGSNYPIARTLIMGLKITY, encoded by the coding sequence ATGGCAAAGTTAACACAATTTGAATTCACCTATGGTGACTATATTGCCCAAAGTAATGTGACATACGATGTTTCGTATAAAAATAAAAATATCGCCAGTATCCTAGATAATTTATCATCAAAGGCCAATTTTCAATATAAAATTGAAGGCAACTACGTACTAATAGGAAAAAACGGCAGTTTTAAATCAACAACTCCTCAACAACATTTAAAAGGAAAGGTAACGGATAGCCAAGGGCTTCCATTGCCAGGTGCGACAGTAACAATTAAGGGCACATCAGTTGGTGCTTCAACTGATTTTGACGGAAACTTTTCTATTGAAATACCTTCCAATCATGTCACTCTCCTTGTAAGCTATATTGGTTTCAAAACCAAAGAGATAAAACTCGAAAAAGAAGAATTTATAACCATTATACTGGATGAAGATACACAAACCCTAGATGAAGTAGTTGTAATTGGATATGGTGAACAATCGAGGGCAAAAGTTATTGGAGCAGTGGGCGAACTTAAAAGTGAGGAATTAAATAAAATAGCCTCTGTCTCTGTAGTCGAACAAATGGCAGGAAAAATAGCTGGAGTAGTTGTGAACCAATTTGATGGTCAACCTGGTGCTGAATCACAAATTGTAATCAGAGGTACGGGAACACTTACCGCAGGAACGAATCCTTTAATTGTAGTAGATGGATACCCCTTAACTGAAGGAAGTTCTTTAAGTTCAATTAATCCAAATGATATCTCTGAAATCAGTATTCTTAAAGATGCTGCCTCTTCAGCTATATATGGATCAAGAGCAGCCAATGGAGTATTATTAGTAACTACTAAAAAAGGTCGTAATGATGAAAAAACAGTAATCTCATTAGATAGTTATATTGGTATTCAAGAACAAAGCTCAAAGGTTGAATTGGTTGATGCATATCAATTGGCACAGTTTCTTACTGAAGCCAGAAACTGGGGATATGTTTCTAAAGATCCAACGAATCGTAGCGAAAATGACCCTAATTCAATTCGAGTAACCAAAAAAATAAACGGCAGAAATATTGATGGAAGGGAATTATTTCTAGATTATCTACAACCGTATTTGGATGGTCAAAAAGGTCTAATAAACACAGATTGGATGGAAGAAGCTTTCAGATCAGCCATCATGTACAACTATGATCTATCTATTTCGGGAGGCAACAAAAAAACTAAATACTATACTTCACTAGGCTATTTGGATCAAGAAGGAGTAGTTATTGGAACTGGATTAAAAAGATACTCAGCTAGTATCAATTTGGAATCACAATTATCTGATAAAATACGAATAGGAGTTAATGTCAAGCCCACCCTTACTAATCAATTTTCTTTTGATCAAAGTAGTCGAAGTTCCGGAGCCCTTGCACTTATTCCGTTAAATTTCCCATTTTATGCTCCTTATAAATCAGATGGCAGTCTAAACATTAGTGATCAGTTAATAAATGAGCAAAGAGAATTGGAAGGACTTCGTATTAATGGAACCCCTGTAGAGAATTTAGTAGCAACAGCAACCAAAGTAAAGGACCATAAAGACCGATTCAGAACCTTTGGCAACGCCTACTTAGATGCAGAGATTCTAAAAAATTTAAAATATAAATTCTCTATGGGAGGAGATTATGACAACTACACTCGTAATTACTACTATCCTTCCAGCGTAGGTTCCTATCGCACTCCAGCTCCTAGAAGCGATGCTGATGCTCAACAACAAAAGCAAAGTAGGTATAATTATCTTATTGAAAATACTTTGAATTATCGAATGAATTTAGCCAATCATTCCTTCAATTTTCTTGCTGGGCACACTTTCCAAAAGGAACGTATTAGCTATACTTCCATAACGGCAACCGGTTTTGCTGATGACAATATTCAAAGCATTGCAGGAGGTAGTTCATTTACTGCTAAACACCACCTAGATATTTGGACCATGGAATCTTACTTTTCAAGAGTACAATATGATTACGACGCCAAATATCTATTTTCAGCGGCAATAAGGGCTGATGGCTCTTCCCGATTTGGTAGTAATAATCGATGGGGATATTTTCCTTCAATTTCAGCGGGATGGGTATTTAGCAAAGAGAACTTTTTCCCGCTTAAGGAGGTAATCACCTTTGGAAAAATTGCTTCAAGTTGGGGACAAACAGGAAATAACCAAATTGGGAACTACAGCTCGCAAGCCCTGGTAACAGATTCAAACTATGTGTATGGAAATGTGTTAGCTCCTGGATATATTACAACTTCTGCACCAAACCCAGATTTGGGATGGGAGATAGCCTCTTCCCTCAACTTGGGAATTGACATTAGTTTATTTCACAAATTAAACCTCAGCGCGGCATATTACAAAACCAATACCCGTGACCTTTTACTTGATGTACCGGTACCACAACAAACTGGCTATAGTACCATACTAGCGAACATCGGAGAAATGGAAAATCAAGGAATGGAATTTCAATTATCTGGTAACAATTTTAACATTGGTCAAGTTTCTCTAGGGTTTAATGCGAACTTGACTTCTTATAAAAACAAAGTATTGGCCTTAGGTCCTGATCAAGAACAGATTGCTACAGGAACAGATCAAAATTTCGTAACAAAGGTTGGGCATTCGATTGCCGAAATCTATGGATATGATGTAGTTGGTATTTATAAAACCCAAGATGAAATAGACAACAGCCCACATTTACCAGGCACACTTACAGGAGATTATATTGTTAGGGACATTAATGGAGATGGTCTTATTGATACCGATGATAAAATCTCTAAAGGTTCCTATATGCCTGACTTAACTTATGGATTTGGGGTAAATATGGGTTATAAAGGCTTTTCGCTTAGTTTTGATTTCAATGGAGTGGCTGGGAGAACTCTGCTAGATGGTGATATGTCATCTTTAACCGAAGCGGGAGAAGGTTTCGCAGTTCCAACAACTTATTACTTTAATAACCGATACCATCCTATTAACAATCCCAATGGTTTTTTAGGACAACCTAATTTCGGAAACTTTTCTAACTCAAGGAAATTACTCCGCAGTTCCGTTGTTGTAACTGAAAATAATGGGGATTATCTCCGATTACGCAATGTCCGCTTGGGTTACAGCTTCTCTAATGAAATGCTAGAAAAACTTAAATTAACAAACCTTCAACTTTATATATCAGGAAACAACGTTTTTACAAAAACTAAATATAGAGGATGGAATCCTGATGGTACATCAGGTAACATTCTAACATCTGGTTTTAACAATGGATCCAATTATCCAATCGCTCGCACCTTGATAATGGGATTAAAAATAACCTACTAA
- a CDS encoding RagB/SusD family nutrient uptake outer membrane protein translates to MKQIIFSLLLVTLVSTSCSNQLEQDPNTTKVADSFYSNETELEEAINAVYASLQFTGNFDTAIPAMGELPGEDAYDETPANDGGVYGQLDDFNVIAQSSLIANIWKDAYKGIQRANIVLNRITEIPYENEATKNARIGEMKFIRALYYFNLVRIFGEIPLVTEEVTNPQSYFGQTRSSMNEVYEQITFDLQDAIHLLPARNESNKMRVVKTAAQTLLGKVALTLGNLPLAKAHLTDVVNSGDHDLVPVHQIFATDNELNKEIIFAVQFSSGINSNSEGTDAYRMFNPTGRVVGNLTGTKGHGVLKADFYTLYQDLDARKNVYVGALESGLAYNNKIAVPATVIGDAESDWIVLRYADVLLMLSEIENELNNPNLALEYLNDIRLRAGIGNYEGSTDKESLFNEIDLQRRLELVWEGHRWFDLLRQGRAMSVLGITDPNKLLMPLPASQIAADPALEQNPGY, encoded by the coding sequence ATGAAACAAATCATATTTTCACTTCTTTTAGTCACCCTTGTATCCACTTCTTGTAGTAATCAACTTGAACAAGACCCTAATACGACCAAAGTGGCTGACAGTTTTTACTCTAATGAAACAGAACTTGAAGAAGCTATCAATGCAGTGTATGCTTCACTTCAATTTACTGGAAATTTTGACACAGCCATCCCAGCAATGGGAGAACTTCCGGGAGAGGATGCTTATGATGAAACACCAGCAAATGATGGTGGTGTTTACGGTCAATTAGATGACTTTAACGTTATTGCACAAAGCAGTCTTATCGCCAACATATGGAAAGATGCTTATAAAGGAATTCAAAGAGCCAATATTGTTCTAAATCGGATAACTGAGATTCCATATGAGAATGAGGCTACAAAAAACGCCCGTATTGGTGAAATGAAATTCATAAGAGCATTATATTATTTCAATCTTGTTAGAATATTTGGGGAAATTCCTCTAGTTACAGAAGAAGTTACCAATCCCCAGTCATACTTTGGACAAACGCGTAGTTCGATGAATGAAGTATATGAACAAATCACCTTTGATCTTCAAGATGCCATTCACCTATTGCCTGCAAGAAATGAATCAAATAAAATGCGGGTAGTTAAAACAGCTGCTCAAACCTTACTTGGAAAAGTGGCATTAACTTTAGGAAATTTACCTCTAGCTAAAGCTCATCTTACTGATGTAGTAAATTCTGGAGACCATGACCTTGTCCCTGTTCACCAGATATTTGCCACGGACAACGAACTCAATAAAGAAATTATTTTTGCAGTACAGTTCTCTTCAGGAATCAACTCTAATAGTGAAGGAACGGATGCCTATCGTATGTTTAATCCAACTGGAAGAGTGGTTGGCAACCTTACAGGCACAAAAGGACATGGGGTTTTAAAGGCTGATTTCTATACTCTTTATCAAGATTTAGATGCAAGAAAAAATGTTTATGTAGGTGCACTTGAATCAGGACTTGCATATAATAACAAAATTGCTGTCCCAGCCACTGTGATTGGAGATGCTGAAAGCGATTGGATTGTATTGCGGTATGCAGATGTACTGCTAATGCTTTCCGAAATTGAAAACGAACTAAATAACCCAAATCTTGCTCTGGAATATTTAAACGATATTCGTCTACGTGCGGGAATAGGCAACTATGAAGGATCCACAGACAAGGAATCATTATTTAATGAAATTGATCTTCAAAGAAGATTAGAATTAGTTTGGGAAGGTCATCGTTGGTTTGATTTATTAAGACAAGGCAGAGCGATGAGCGTATTGGGTATTACAGACCCCAACAAATTATTAATGCCATTACCTGCTAGTCAAATTGCCGCAGATCCAGCCCTTGAACAAAATCCTGGTTATTAA
- a CDS encoding glycerophosphodiester phosphodiesterase family protein: MKQFLLNIVVLTSFLVSCKNKDIAVNYTSIEDKRSTRIEQLIQHLQNPNEKHIMVVAHRADWRNAPENSIQAIQSCIDMGVDMVEIDVQQTKDGHLVLMHDKTIDRTTTGKGMVSDWTLDSLKTLRLKDGLGIPTQNQIPTLEEALLVCKNKILVNLDKSYPIFDKCFEIAQRTETLDHIIIKGVKTKNEVQDQFGKYLDKVHFMPIVRLSDANSRQVINEYLNEQKPPIAFEFTVPQDTISLIKDFGHIRSKGSSIWVNSLWPQHNGGHDDEKAYLDPSIYEWFIRNNVNMIQTDRPQLLLEYLRKRGYHN, from the coding sequence ATGAAACAATTTTTATTAAATATAGTTGTTCTAACTTCCTTCTTAGTTAGTTGCAAGAATAAAGATATAGCAGTCAATTACACTTCAATTGAAGATAAAAGGAGTACTCGAATTGAACAACTAATCCAACACCTCCAAAATCCAAATGAAAAACACATTATGGTGGTGGCTCACAGAGCAGATTGGAGAAACGCTCCAGAGAATTCAATACAAGCCATACAGAGCTGTATAGATATGGGAGTAGATATGGTTGAAATTGACGTTCAACAAACTAAAGACGGACATTTAGTCCTAATGCATGACAAAACTATTGATCGCACAACTACTGGAAAAGGAATGGTTAGTGATTGGACATTGGATAGTTTAAAAACACTAAGATTGAAAGACGGGTTGGGAATACCAACTCAAAATCAAATACCTACATTGGAGGAAGCTTTATTAGTATGTAAAAATAAAATTTTAGTCAATCTAGATAAGAGTTACCCCATTTTTGACAAATGTTTTGAAATTGCTCAACGTACAGAAACACTCGATCATATTATTATTAAGGGAGTAAAAACAAAAAATGAGGTTCAAGATCAATTTGGAAAATACTTGGACAAGGTGCATTTTATGCCAATTGTTAGACTCTCGGATGCTAACTCAAGACAGGTTATTAATGAGTATCTTAATGAACAAAAACCACCTATAGCTTTTGAATTTACAGTTCCTCAAGACACAATTTCCTTAATTAAGGATTTTGGACATATACGATCTAAAGGCTCAAGTATTTGGGTAAATTCTTTATGGCCCCAACATAATGGAGGTCATGACGATGAAAAAGCGTATTTAGACCCTTCGATCTATGAGTGGTTTATACGCAACAATGTCAATATGATACAAACAGACAGACCCCAACTTTTGTTAGAGTATTTACGCAAACGAGGTTACCATAATTAA
- a CDS encoding glycerophosphodiester phosphodiesterase family protein, with translation MKKKTVLFSFVTIIFLSLLSAQKSPLQQKKTDQILYQIKNPSKNTILVVSHRGDWRYAPENSLLAIQRCIDLGVDIVEIDVQLTKDGHLVAMHDKTVDRTTNGKGYVSEMTLSEIKELRLKNACGVRGSKQQVPTLKEIMLLTKNKIMVNLDKVEGITVKEAYEILKETGTLQQVIFKGRESVDFMMNKYGGIMKEIIYMPIIIDNVTDASYYVDTYNKALNPVMYEVTFTDVDTDNFKQIKRLNSKGISVLTIPLWDSLVAGRTDELALIEGPDAAWGWLIKQGTNAIMTDRPEELLDYLKSKGLRNF, from the coding sequence ATGAAGAAAAAAACAGTATTATTTTCTTTTGTCACTATAATTTTTCTAAGTCTTTTATCCGCACAGAAATCCCCCTTACAACAAAAAAAGACAGACCAAATTCTTTATCAAATAAAGAATCCTTCTAAGAATACTATTTTAGTAGTTTCACATAGAGGTGATTGGCGATATGCACCTGAAAACAGTCTCCTAGCAATACAACGTTGTATCGATTTAGGTGTTGATATTGTAGAAATTGATGTTCAACTTACAAAAGATGGTCATTTGGTTGCCATGCATGACAAGACTGTTGATCGCACTACTAATGGTAAAGGATATGTCAGCGAGATGACGCTTTCTGAAATAAAAGAATTAAGATTAAAAAATGCCTGCGGTGTTCGAGGATCAAAACAACAGGTACCAACCTTAAAAGAGATTATGCTTTTGACCAAGAATAAAATTATGGTGAATCTAGACAAGGTTGAAGGAATAACTGTAAAAGAGGCTTATGAAATTTTAAAAGAAACTGGCACCTTACAACAAGTCATTTTTAAGGGAAGGGAGTCAGTAGACTTTATGATGAATAAATATGGAGGTATTATGAAGGAAATTATATACATGCCTATTATTATAGATAATGTAACGGATGCCTCATACTATGTAGACACCTACAACAAAGCCTTAAATCCTGTAATGTATGAAGTCACTTTCACAGATGTAGACACCGACAATTTCAAACAAATCAAGCGTCTTAATAGCAAGGGAATTTCAGTATTAACTATTCCATTATGGGATTCACTGGTTGCTGGAAGAACAGACGAACTTGCTCTTATTGAAGGTCCAGATGCAGCTTGGGGATGGCTCATAAAACAAGGTACAAATGCCATAATGACCGATAGACCAGAGGAATTATTAGACTATCTTAAAAGTAAAGGACTTCGAAATTTCTAG